A stretch of the Sphingobacterium thalpophilum genome encodes the following:
- a CDS encoding AraC family transcriptional regulator, producing the protein MKTRSDHKEIDLLRNFPELTPIYRESLDSKQIKVFNREIEDCRNYLSANRRNFYKILMITGGYGVFTLGLNKYQIDRPTIIYIHPNDIISWQKTSGESAGYYLLFKKDFINHHPMLKSTIDRLALFSDKNKSVICVEESDLPGFKQLWESMYQEQENQLGAEAIQAYIQLLMIDSARMSKTVVPEHTEDDYDHIHRFFGLLEQEIAKINYENPIKLRTAQEFADSMQLHPNYLNRILKKRTGQNVSTHIKARLLDESKALLLQTSWSLEQISYAVGFSDQPNFNFFFKKYTGVTPNTYRKTAIR; encoded by the coding sequence ATGAAAACCCGTTCGGACCACAAGGAAATTGACCTTCTTCGAAACTTTCCTGAGTTGACGCCTATTTATAGGGAATCCCTTGATTCTAAGCAGATCAAAGTATTTAATCGAGAAATTGAGGATTGTAGAAATTATCTTTCGGCCAATAGACGGAATTTCTATAAAATACTAATGATCACGGGCGGCTACGGAGTGTTTACGCTGGGGCTAAACAAGTATCAGATTGACAGACCTACGATTATTTATATTCATCCAAATGATATTATCTCCTGGCAGAAAACATCAGGTGAATCCGCTGGGTACTACCTATTGTTTAAGAAAGATTTTATCAATCATCATCCTATGCTGAAGTCTACAATTGACAGATTGGCCTTGTTTAGCGACAAAAACAAAAGTGTAATCTGTGTTGAAGAGAGTGATTTACCCGGATTTAAACAGCTTTGGGAAAGTATGTATCAGGAACAGGAAAATCAATTGGGTGCAGAAGCTATCCAAGCATATATCCAATTGTTGATGATTGATAGTGCAAGAATGTCGAAAACTGTCGTTCCCGAACATACAGAAGATGATTATGATCATATCCACCGCTTTTTCGGACTGCTTGAGCAAGAGATTGCTAAGATCAATTATGAGAATCCAATTAAGCTGAGGACCGCTCAGGAATTTGCCGATTCCATGCAGCTGCATCCAAATTATTTGAATCGAATATTAAAAAAAAGAACCGGGCAAAATGTGAGTACGCACATAAAGGCAAGGTTGTTAGATGAAAGTAAAGCTCTTTTGCTGCAGACATCATGGTCCTTAGAACAGATAAGTTATGCCGTGGGATTTTCGGATCAGCCCAATTTTAATTTCTTTTTTAAAAAATACACAGGTGTAACACCCAATACGTATCGAAAAACGGCAATACGGTAG
- a CDS encoding GlcG/HbpS family heme-binding protein codes for MEINLDETRQVVQMARAKAIQLNVNANIAVLDTAGHLKAFERMDYAFLGSMDIAIKKAKTASLFRTSSENVGEYLKPEAATYGMIDTNGGLVGFAGGLPIVKDNEIIGYIGVSGGAVTEDLQIATAGAEIFHQSAI; via the coding sequence ATGGAAATCAATCTTGATGAAACACGACAAGTTGTACAGATGGCCAGAGCCAAAGCGATACAACTGAATGTAAATGCCAACATTGCTGTCTTAGATACAGCGGGGCATTTGAAAGCGTTCGAAAGAATGGATTATGCTTTTTTAGGGTCAATGGATATTGCCATAAAAAAAGCGAAGACCGCCAGTCTTTTCAGAACGAGCAGCGAAAACGTGGGCGAATATCTAAAGCCCGAAGCCGCTACCTATGGGATGATAGACACAAACGGCGGATTAGTCGGTTTCGCAGGTGGCCTGCCTATTGTAAAGGATAACGAAATCATTGGATACATCGGAGTTTCAGGGGGAGCAGTTACCGAAGACCTTCAAATAGCGACCGCAGGAGCGGAAATTTTCCATCAAAGTGCAATTTAA
- a CDS encoding SDR family oxidoreductase translates to MKTKTILITGAGSGFGKGAAIGMAKNGHNIIATVHVSSQVTPLREEVAALGLSNKIRVERLDLTDQYDIKQALKWDFDILWNNAGMGEAGPVWEIPVDLVRKNYEVNVFLPLVLTQGVVQRWVREGKKGKVVFTSSMGGLFTPANWGTYVSTKHALESFAEALQQELQAYGIKVQTINPGAYYTGYNETMADNPFRWLDDEVNFTKRADLRKGFDDFFATPEGKMDPQEMIDRMIDIVPSDEGKFRNVVPKVIEDMLKDHQLKAWENTI, encoded by the coding sequence ATGAAAACTAAAACAATTTTAATTACAGGAGCAGGTTCAGGCTTCGGCAAAGGAGCAGCAATAGGGATGGCTAAAAACGGACATAACATCATCGCCACAGTGCATGTATCGTCACAGGTGACCCCACTTCGCGAAGAAGTAGCAGCATTGGGTCTATCCAATAAGATCCGTGTGGAGCGTCTGGACCTTACCGATCAGTATGACATCAAGCAAGCTTTAAAATGGGATTTTGATATACTCTGGAACAATGCAGGTATGGGAGAAGCAGGACCAGTGTGGGAGATTCCTGTGGATCTGGTCAGAAAAAATTATGAGGTCAATGTCTTTTTACCCTTAGTTCTAACTCAGGGCGTCGTCCAACGATGGGTAAGAGAAGGTAAAAAGGGAAAAGTGGTATTCACTTCATCCATGGGAGGTTTGTTTACACCGGCCAACTGGGGAACCTACGTGTCTACCAAGCACGCACTGGAATCCTTTGCAGAAGCCTTGCAGCAAGAACTTCAGGCATACGGGATCAAAGTACAGACTATCAATCCGGGAGCCTATTACACTGGCTATAATGAAACCATGGCAGACAATCCGTTCCGTTGGTTAGATGATGAAGTCAACTTCACCAAACGAGCTGACCTGCGCAAAGGATTTGATGACTTCTTTGCAACTCCAGAGGGCAAAATGGATCCGCAAGAAATGATCGACCGTATGATCGATATTGTACCTTCTGATGAAGGAAAATTCAGAAATGTCGTTCCTAAGGTAATTGAAGACATGTTGAAAGATCATCAGTTAAAAGCTTGGGAAAATACAATTTAA
- a CDS encoding tetratricopeptide repeat protein encodes MILKERISHNYLKYLLTGVLSATLVTGYAQEVDKQRKEKKEKPQSSEQRDEGQVATMDSIDVVRDYRPLLADAVKVRRSPDMRHINREAIEAELRQIATATYFSRKGFRQAYYHELLKRHPNASRNNIDNYRISFLAYQAHEYERAASILRSLVASDAFYQGSIMTLGHIAMETGDKQGARNAFVKAMNLDFDPQLKVDGLYNYAKILFELDSTQAAQQVLTRYITQEYGDLDPGTQKQERPETLSAQILLGTSNFHAGVSLLESIKDRARETDATYQKATYYRGLEFYNERAFENSISMFMRSEKFPVDAEMAALATYWKAEAMYEVRKYGEAVENFSRFLRLPAARNTEVYNYANYGLAYAAFRNNSFGMAADYFERFLAAEGSSVDQSIRYDVIARLGDSYLCLRNYGRANQYYDQLINSKAPNQDYALFQRGVIFGLQGDNETKLSTLRSVVKQFPSSNYADDAAFEIPYTYFTMGDYDRAIEGLQAMIDKYPRSSYLPRALMTIGLVQYNNDQPEAAKATFQKVVERYAKTDEAQQAMRFIENIYLDQGDASSYIRYAIGTDVSSLSPSEQDDMAFKAAHSLFTKGEYAAAVEAINAYFDKFPKPKQEKYARYIRGVSSYRTGHPKEALHDLNIILNDWTSKYTENTLLTVAALYLELKEYNEAIVHLKKLELNSEYRKHYGYAVTNLIACYFELGDMEQMAKYVKLIKEYPGASEEEIAKAYLYSGRALLQEGNKESAMKELSLAALKSQGAVGAEARYRVGQLQYENKQYDKAQETAFDVINNRGAHEYWVARSFLLLADIYTRKGDTFQAKSTLKSLIDNYEGNDDIVPSAKERLQKLSKK; translated from the coding sequence ATGATATTGAAAGAAAGAATCAGCCACAACTACCTGAAATACCTGCTTACCGGGGTACTTTCGGCAACGCTGGTTACAGGATATGCGCAGGAAGTGGACAAGCAGCGAAAAGAGAAGAAAGAGAAGCCACAGTCCAGTGAGCAACGGGATGAAGGGCAAGTGGCCACTATGGATTCCATTGATGTCGTACGCGACTACCGGCCGTTGTTGGCCGATGCCGTTAAGGTTCGCAGAAGTCCCGATATGCGCCATATCAACCGGGAAGCCATTGAAGCTGAACTGCGCCAAATTGCGACCGCTACCTATTTTTCAAGAAAGGGATTCAGGCAAGCTTATTACCACGAGTTACTGAAACGGCATCCCAATGCTTCACGCAACAATATTGATAATTATCGCATTAGCTTTCTGGCCTACCAAGCACACGAATACGAAAGAGCGGCCTCTATCTTGCGGTCGCTAGTGGCTTCAGATGCTTTTTATCAAGGTTCCATAATGACTTTAGGTCATATTGCGATGGAAACTGGCGATAAACAAGGCGCACGAAATGCATTTGTTAAGGCGATGAACTTGGATTTCGACCCACAATTAAAAGTAGATGGACTATATAACTATGCCAAGATCCTGTTCGAATTGGACTCTACCCAGGCCGCACAGCAAGTTCTCACGAGATATATCACTCAAGAATATGGTGATCTTGATCCGGGTACCCAAAAACAAGAACGTCCCGAAACACTGTCAGCTCAAATCTTACTGGGCACCAGTAACTTTCATGCTGGGGTAAGTCTACTGGAATCGATAAAGGATCGGGCAAGGGAAACAGATGCGACCTATCAAAAGGCAACGTACTACCGTGGCTTGGAGTTTTATAACGAACGTGCTTTCGAAAATAGTATATCGATGTTCATGAGATCGGAAAAATTTCCGGTTGATGCAGAAATGGCTGCATTGGCCACCTATTGGAAAGCGGAAGCGATGTATGAAGTGCGGAAATACGGCGAGGCGGTGGAAAATTTCTCCCGTTTCCTTCGGTTGCCTGCCGCCCGAAATACTGAAGTATACAATTATGCAAATTATGGCCTGGCATATGCAGCATTCCGCAATAACAGTTTTGGTATGGCGGCCGATTATTTTGAACGTTTTCTGGCTGCCGAGGGAAGTTCTGTAGATCAGAGCATACGTTATGACGTCATCGCACGTTTGGGCGATTCTTATTTGTGTCTACGCAACTATGGTCGCGCCAACCAGTACTATGATCAGCTGATCAACAGTAAAGCTCCCAATCAGGACTACGCTTTGTTCCAAAGAGGCGTTATCTTTGGATTGCAGGGAGACAATGAAACCAAATTAAGTACCCTGCGGTCTGTCGTAAAACAATTTCCAAGCTCCAACTATGCAGATGACGCGGCTTTTGAGATCCCATACACATACTTCACTATGGGAGATTATGACCGGGCTATCGAAGGCTTGCAGGCTATGATAGACAAGTATCCACGTAGTAGCTATCTTCCCCGGGCATTAATGACGATAGGACTCGTGCAGTACAACAACGATCAGCCCGAGGCAGCAAAAGCGACCTTCCAAAAGGTCGTGGAGAGATATGCCAAGACCGATGAGGCACAACAAGCAATGCGTTTCATCGAGAACATCTACCTCGATCAGGGCGATGCGTCGAGCTATATCCGTTATGCGATCGGCACTGATGTCAGTAGCCTGAGTCCTTCGGAGCAAGATGATATGGCGTTCAAAGCAGCCCATTCTTTGTTTACCAAGGGAGAGTATGCCGCAGCTGTGGAAGCGATCAACGCCTATTTTGATAAGTTTCCAAAGCCCAAACAAGAGAAATACGCGCGTTACATCCGCGGGGTCAGCTCATATCGTACCGGGCATCCTAAGGAGGCGTTGCACGACCTAAATATCATCCTGAATGACTGGACGAGCAAATATACAGAGAATACCCTTCTGACGGTTGCTGCGCTATATCTGGAGCTCAAAGAGTACAATGAGGCCATAGTACACCTCAAAAAATTAGAGCTCAATTCAGAATATAGAAAACATTATGGCTACGCTGTAACTAACTTGATCGCGTGTTATTTCGAACTCGGCGATATGGAGCAGATGGCCAAGTATGTAAAGTTGATAAAAGAGTACCCTGGCGCTTCTGAGGAGGAAATTGCCAAGGCATACTTATATAGCGGAAGAGCCTTATTACAGGAGGGTAACAAAGAGTCCGCCATGAAAGAGCTCAGTCTCGCCGCTCTCAAGAGCCAGGGAGCGGTCGGTGCAGAGGCACGGTATCGTGTTGGACAACTGCAATATGAAAATAAGCAATACGATAAAGCCCAAGAAACGGCCTTTGATGTGATCAATAATAGGGGAGCACACGAGTACTGGGTGGCCAGAAGTTTCCTATTGTTAGCAGATATCTATACCCGCAAGGGCGACACTTTCCAGGCAAAGAGTACATTGAAAAGCTTAATTGATAATTATGAAGGCAATGACGATATCGTTCCATCTGCCAAAGAGCGTTTACAGAAATTGAGCAAAAAGTAG
- a CDS encoding SPFH domain-containing protein: MIFLGVIVFFGLITLFASFFTVKQETAAVVERLGKFLKVSHAGLHLKIPFLDQIAKRLNLRIQQLDVIIDTKTLDNVFIKIKVSVQYQVIRENVKDAYYRLENPENQITSYVFDVVRAEVPKTKLDDVFVRKDDIANAVKSELQDAMQSYGYNIIKALVTDIDPDEQVKHAMNRINAAEREKTAAEYESEAQRIRIVAVAKAEAESKKLQGQGIADQRREIAKGLEESVKMLNAANINAQEASALIVVTQHYDTLNAIGANSRSNLVLLPNSPTAASSMLNDLVVSMAAAQKINEDNKVQSSDFPRTRGPQE; encoded by the coding sequence ATGATATTTTTAGGAGTTATCGTCTTTTTCGGACTTATCACATTATTTGCATCTTTTTTTACGGTAAAACAGGAAACCGCCGCTGTGGTTGAGCGATTAGGCAAGTTTTTAAAGGTAAGCCACGCCGGCTTGCATTTAAAAATTCCTTTTTTGGATCAGATTGCCAAACGTTTGAATCTCAGAATACAGCAATTGGATGTGATCATCGACACCAAAACATTGGATAATGTTTTCATAAAGATAAAAGTCTCTGTTCAGTACCAAGTGATCAGAGAAAATGTGAAAGACGCCTATTATCGTCTGGAAAATCCTGAAAATCAGATCACATCCTATGTTTTTGATGTTGTTCGTGCGGAAGTGCCGAAAACAAAATTGGATGATGTTTTTGTACGAAAAGATGATATAGCAAACGCTGTAAAAAGCGAGTTGCAGGACGCCATGCAAAGCTATGGTTACAATATTATCAAAGCTTTAGTGACGGATATTGATCCCGATGAACAGGTAAAACACGCCATGAACAGGATTAACGCTGCAGAGCGTGAAAAAACAGCTGCAGAGTATGAATCTGAAGCACAAAGAATACGAATTGTTGCGGTTGCGAAGGCCGAGGCAGAATCCAAAAAACTTCAGGGGCAGGGGATAGCAGACCAGCGGAGAGAGATTGCCAAAGGACTGGAGGAATCGGTGAAAATGTTGAACGCCGCTAATATTAACGCTCAGGAAGCCTCTGCTTTAATTGTCGTTACTCAACATTACGATACGTTGAATGCCATTGGAGCCAATAGCCGAAGCAATTTGGTGCTGCTGCCCAACTCGCCGACAGCGGCGAGCTCCATGTTGAATGATTTGGTCGTTTCTATGGCAGCAGCGCAAAAAATCAATGAAGACAACAAAGTCCAATCGTCGGACTTCCCCAGAACCAGAGGCCCTCAGGAATAA
- a CDS encoding PoNe immunity protein domain-containing protein: protein MGFFSKIFGATREHKEPQKVRAQYKDSKYFNKELERINLWISDDDEDFQRYEEKNGRLENHHFIEACNIRLQKLQVDYAKGEPIDQLIPTLDAAIDFLLKADPQEFKNNSLFIKCCSLLFLVDRLQEHTAAVHRFINAWENSPIESSFKPVRLIYFLTGLDNKGISTNDYKPFVVLQKIIDLPIREAGAALVQYLEEWYSLHNEEAWYDSHLREWGYTGYWSWEAAAIAKKMELDSSRFKDNPYFPYDIFLSK from the coding sequence ATGGGATTTTTCAGTAAGATTTTTGGGGCAACAAGAGAGCATAAGGAACCGCAAAAAGTAAGGGCCCAGTATAAAGATAGTAAATACTTCAATAAGGAGCTCGAAAGAATAAATTTGTGGATTAGCGATGACGATGAAGACTTCCAACGGTATGAAGAGAAAAACGGTAGGCTAGAAAACCATCATTTTATTGAAGCCTGCAATATCAGGCTTCAGAAACTTCAGGTTGACTACGCTAAAGGAGAGCCGATCGATCAATTAATTCCCACTTTAGATGCAGCGATAGACTTTCTCCTTAAGGCAGATCCCCAAGAGTTCAAAAATAATTCACTATTTATTAAATGCTGTTCATTGTTATTTCTTGTTGACAGGTTACAGGAGCACACTGCAGCGGTGCATCGTTTCATAAACGCTTGGGAAAACAGTCCTATAGAATCATCATTTAAACCAGTCCGATTGATTTATTTTCTTACAGGACTTGATAATAAAGGCATAAGTACCAATGATTACAAACCATTTGTTGTCTTACAAAAAATTATAGATCTTCCTATTCGAGAAGCAGGAGCAGCCCTTGTTCAATATCTTGAAGAGTGGTATTCTCTTCACAACGAAGAAGCGTGGTACGATTCACATCTAAGAGAATGGGGCTATACCGGTTACTGGTCATGGGAAGCCGCTGCAATTGCCAAAAAAATGGAATTGGATAGCAGTCGTTTCAAAGACAACCCATATTTTCCATACGACATATTTTTATCCAAGTAA